Proteins from a single region of Rhinatrema bivittatum chromosome 13, aRhiBiv1.1, whole genome shotgun sequence:
- the LOC115075212 gene encoding ervatamin-B-like produces MDKVNALLLLAWIVGCSAMSSEFLEDEWKMWKNKYEKNYATLEEETHRRENWEATRKKVLEHNQLADQGKKKFRLTMNHFADMSSEDRNSRNCLLPIESRKTKARSYRRKTSLNIPDEVDWRKEKCVTPVRNQGAYCGSCWAFATVAVLESRYCIKYKELIKLSEQQLLDCDRVDEACCGGLPRNAFRYISDHGIMKRNEYEYEERANACQYEKNEILKMNISKYYVLPDEENMAMSVAFDGPVTVAIGSHEEFQLFDGKGIYDGECTEKVNHAIVIVGYGTEEGTDYWIIRNSWGESWADGGYAKVPRNVNKCLIGEEAATADILGPKEVPNW; encoded by the exons ATGGACAAGGTGAACGCGCTGCTTTTACTGGCATGGATTGTAGGCTGCAGTGCTATGTCTTCAGAATTCCTGGAAGACGAGTGGAAAATGTGGAAGAATAAATACG AAAAGAACTATGCGACCCTGGAGGAGGAGACACATAGAAGAGAAAACTGGGAAGCCACTAGGAAAAAAGTCCTGGAACACAACCAGTTGGCTGATCAAGGAAAGAAGAAATTCCGGCTGACAATGAATCACTTTGCAGACATG AGCTCTGAGGACCGGAACTCAAGAAATTGCCTGTTACCCATAGAGTCAAGAAAGACAAAAGCACGAAGCTACAGACGCAAAACTTCTTTGAACATTCCTGACGAGGTTGACTGGCGGAAAGAGAAGTGCGTCACCCCAGTCAGGAACCAAGGGGCCTACTGTGGCTCCTGCTGGGCATTTGCCACG GTGGCAGTCCTTGAATCTCGTTACTGTATAAAATACAAGGAGCTCATCAAACTGAGTGAGCAGCAGCTACTAGACTGTGACCGTGTAGATGAAGCATGCTGCGGGGGTCTCCCCAGGAATGCCTTTCGCTATATCAGTGACCATGGCATCATGAAGCGGAATGAGTATGAATATGAAGAACGG GCCAATGCATGTCAGTATGAAAAGAATGAAATCCTGAAGATGAACATTTCAAAATACTATGTCTTACCAGACGAAGAGAACATGGCAATGTCTGTGGCCTTTGATGGACCAGTCACGGTTGCAATCGGTTCTCATGAAGAGTTCCAGCTGTTTGATGGAAAAG GAATCTATGatggagagtgtacagaaaaagTAAATCACGCTATAGTCATTGTTGGATATGGAACTGAAGAGGGTACAGATTATTGGATAATAAGGAACAG TTGGGGAGAAAGTTGGGCAGATGGAGGATATGCCAAAGTTCCTCGCAACGTCAATAAATGCCTCATTGGGGAAGAAGCTGCCACGGCAGATATCCTGGGACCAAAGGAGGTCCCAAATTGGTAG